Proteins from one Mercurialis annua linkage group LG7, ddMerAnnu1.2, whole genome shotgun sequence genomic window:
- the LOC126655712 gene encoding probable 2-oxoglutarate-dependent dioxygenase At3g50210 isoform X1, translated as MSTDFKSLPIVDVSALMDKCDDPDMAHDPSVYEVVKNLDRACRDAGFFYVKGHGIPDSLSKEVKMMTHKFFSLPYEEKAKIKITAATGYRGYQGIGENVTEGTRDLQEAIDCYTEMTPGMYGALGKPLEGCNQWPVDPPNFKTLMEEYVALCTDLSRKILRGIALALGGAADELEGEIAGDAFWAMRIIGYPGVKKSQDLTENDIGCGAHTDYGLLALINQDDDITALQVRNLSGEWISAPPIPGTFICVIGDMLKIWSNGMYDSTLHRVINNAPKYRVCIAYFHETNFDSTIEASDICIKKTGGIRKTGKAVYGEHLVSNLQINLPFL; from the exons ATGTCCACCGACTTCAAATCTCTTCCAATTGTAG ATGTTAGTGCTCTTATGGACAAATGCGATGATCCAGACATGGCTCACGATCCATCCGTATATGAAGTTGTTAAGAACTTGGACCGAGCTTGTAGAGATGCTGGATTCTTCTACGTG AAAGGCCATGGTATACCTGATTCTCTCAGTAAAGAGGTTAAAATGATGACACACAAGTTTTTCAGTCTTCCTTATGAAGAAAAAGCAAAAATCAAGATTACTGCTGCCACTGGATACAG GGGATATCAGGGAATTGGAGAAAATGTAACCGAAGGCACTCGTGACTTGCAAGAAGCTATTGAT TGCTATACAGAAATGACACCAGGGATGTATGGAGCTCTTGGCAAACCCTTGGAAGGATGCAATCAATG GCCAGTTGATCCACCAAACTTTAAAACACTTATGGAGGAATATGTAGCCCTTTGCACAG ACCTGTCGAGAAAAATCCTTAGGGGAATTGCTTTGGCATTGGGTGGAGCAGCTGATGAACTGGAAGGTGAAATAGCTGGAGATGCATTTTGGGCAATGCGCATTATTGGTTACCCAGGTGTAAAGAAAAGCCAAGATTTGACTGAAAATGACATAGGATG TGGAGCTCACACAGATTATG GTTTGTTAGCATTGATTAATCAAGATGATGATATAACTGCACTTCAG GTGAGAAACCTGTCCGGCGAGTGGATATCCGCACCCCCAATTCCTGGAACATTTATATGCGTCATTGGGGACATGCTTAAG ATTTGGTCAAACGGCATGTATGACTCAACACTGCATCGAGTTATCAACAACGCTCCAAAATATCGAGTCTGCATAGCGTATTTTCATGAG ACCAATTTTGATTCAACTATAGAGGCTTCTGATATTTGTATAAAGAAGACTGGTGGTATTAGAAAGACTGGAAAAGCAGTTTATGGAGAGCATTTAGTGAGCAACCTCCAAATCAATTTACCCTTTCTCTAA
- the LOC126655712 gene encoding probable 2-oxoglutarate-dependent dioxygenase At3g50210 isoform X2 has product MDKCDDPDMAHDPSVYEVVKNLDRACRDAGFFYVKGHGIPDSLSKEVKMMTHKFFSLPYEEKAKIKITAATGYRGYQGIGENVTEGTRDLQEAIDCYTEMTPGMYGALGKPLEGCNQWPVDPPNFKTLMEEYVALCTDLSRKILRGIALALGGAADELEGEIAGDAFWAMRIIGYPGVKKSQDLTENDIGCGAHTDYGLLALINQDDDITALQVRNLSGEWISAPPIPGTFICVIGDMLKIWSNGMYDSTLHRVINNAPKYRVCIAYFHETNFDSTIEASDICIKKTGGIRKTGKAVYGEHLVSNLQINLPFL; this is encoded by the exons ATGGACAAATGCGATGATCCAGACATGGCTCACGATCCATCCGTATATGAAGTTGTTAAGAACTTGGACCGAGCTTGTAGAGATGCTGGATTCTTCTACGTG AAAGGCCATGGTATACCTGATTCTCTCAGTAAAGAGGTTAAAATGATGACACACAAGTTTTTCAGTCTTCCTTATGAAGAAAAAGCAAAAATCAAGATTACTGCTGCCACTGGATACAG GGGATATCAGGGAATTGGAGAAAATGTAACCGAAGGCACTCGTGACTTGCAAGAAGCTATTGAT TGCTATACAGAAATGACACCAGGGATGTATGGAGCTCTTGGCAAACCCTTGGAAGGATGCAATCAATG GCCAGTTGATCCACCAAACTTTAAAACACTTATGGAGGAATATGTAGCCCTTTGCACAG ACCTGTCGAGAAAAATCCTTAGGGGAATTGCTTTGGCATTGGGTGGAGCAGCTGATGAACTGGAAGGTGAAATAGCTGGAGATGCATTTTGGGCAATGCGCATTATTGGTTACCCAGGTGTAAAGAAAAGCCAAGATTTGACTGAAAATGACATAGGATG TGGAGCTCACACAGATTATG GTTTGTTAGCATTGATTAATCAAGATGATGATATAACTGCACTTCAG GTGAGAAACCTGTCCGGCGAGTGGATATCCGCACCCCCAATTCCTGGAACATTTATATGCGTCATTGGGGACATGCTTAAG ATTTGGTCAAACGGCATGTATGACTCAACACTGCATCGAGTTATCAACAACGCTCCAAAATATCGAGTCTGCATAGCGTATTTTCATGAG ACCAATTTTGATTCAACTATAGAGGCTTCTGATATTTGTATAAAGAAGACTGGTGGTATTAGAAAGACTGGAAAAGCAGTTTATGGAGAGCATTTAGTGAGCAACCTCCAAATCAATTTACCCTTTCTCTAA
- the LOC126655713 gene encoding probable 2-oxoglutarate-dependent dioxygenase At3g50210, with protein sequence MCTDFKSLPIIDVSSLLAKCDDPDMASDPTVCEVVKQLDQACREVGFFYVKGHDIPDSLVKEVKILGHKFFNLPYEEKVKIKSSAATGYRGYHGIGENVTGDTRDLHEAIDCYREMTPGMYGALGKTFEGCNQWPADPPNFKTLMEEYAAFCTDLSRKILRGIALALGGAADELEREVAGDAFWAMRIVGYPGVQKSQDLTEYGIGCGEHTDYGLLALLNQDDDITALQVRNVSGEWISAPPIPGTFICAISDMLKIWSNGLYDSTMHRVINNFPKYRVCLPYFYETNFDAVVEASDICIKKTCGIKKTGRAVYAEHLVSSVQKVLPFI encoded by the exons ATGTGCACCGACTTCAAATCTCTTCCGATTATAG ATGTTAGTTCTCTTCTGGCCAAATGCGATGATCCAGACATGGCTAGCGACCCAACTGTATGTGAAGTTGTTAAGCAACTGGACCAAGCTTGTCGAGAAGTTGGATTCTTCTACGTG AAAGGCCATGATATACCTGATTCTCTCGTTAAAGAGGTTAAAATTCTCGGGCACAAGTTTTTCAATCTTCCGTATGaagaaaaagtaaaaatcaAGTCTTCTGCTGCCACTGGATAcag GGGATATCATGGAATTGGAGAAAATGTTACCGGAGACACTCGTGACTTGCATGAAGCAATCGAT TGTTATAGAGAAATGACACCGGGGATGTATGGAGCTCTTGGCAAAACCTTTGAAGGATGCAATCAATG GCCAGCTGATCcaccaaactttaaaacgctTATGGAGGAATACGCAGCTTTTTGCACAG ACCTGTCAAGAAAAATCCTCAGGGGAATTGCTCTGGCATTGGGCGGAGCAGCTGATGAATTGGAACGTGAAGTAGCGGGAGATGCATTTTGGGCGATGCGCATTGTTGGTTACCCGGGTGTACAGAAAAGCCAGGATTTGACTGAATATGGCATAGGATG CGGAGAGCATACAGATTACG GGTTATTGGCATTGCTCAATCAAGATGATGATATAACTGCACTTCAG GTGAGAAACGTGTCAGGCGAGTGGATATCCGCACCCCCAATTCCTGGAACATTTATATGCGCCATTAGCGATATGCTTAAG ATTTGGTCAAATGGTCTGTATGACTCAACTATGCATCGAGTTATCAACAACTTTCCGAAATACCGCGTCTGCTTACCTTATTTTTACGAG ACCAACTTTGATGCAGTTGTTGAGGCTTCTGATATTTGTATAAAGAAGACTTGTGGTATTAAAAAGACTGGAAGAGCAGTTTATGCAGAGCATTTAGTGAGCAGTGTGCAAAAAGTTTTACCCTTTATTTAA
- the LOC126654728 gene encoding protein IRX15-LIKE, translating into MKNNNNNNTKLILLHPYIQKQGSSNRLWLLAFVSFFTIAFLVTLIYSRDHSFPTKVAGAATSAAMTAASSSISTNSQLPTTVINTLLHYASRSNDSFHMSYSEIKPISDVLRKCSSPCNLLVFGLTHETLLWKALNPNGRTVFIEENRYYAAYFEEQHPEIDVFDVQYTTKMGEYRELITSAKDQIRNECRPVQNLLFSECKLGINDLPNHVYEVDWDVILIDGPRGDGAEGPGRMAPIFTAGVLARSKKGGNGVKTHIFVHDYYRKVEKVYGDEFLCRENLVEANDMLAHFVVEKMDEKCFQFCHNKASKSKAKSVSSFSSSTS; encoded by the coding sequence atgaagaacaataacaATAACAACACAAAGCTCATTCTTCTTCATCCTTATATCCAAAAACAAGGTAGCTCTAATCGTTTATGGCTTCTTGCTTTTGTTTCTTTCTTCACAATTGCTTTTCTTGTTACCCTTATCTACTCTAGAGATCATTCCTTCCCCACCAAAGTCGCCGGAGCCGCCACTTCTGCCGCCATGACAGCCGCATCCTCCTCTATCTCCACCAATTCTCAACTCCCTACGACGGTCATAAATACTCTCCTTCACTATGCGTCCCGGTCGAATGACAGCTTTCACATGTCTTATTCTGAAATCAAACCTATTTCTGATGTTCTTAGAAAATGCTCATCTCCTTGTAATTTGCTTGTTTTTGGTCTAACTCATGAAACCCTACTTTGGAAAGCATTAAACCCTAATGGAAGAACGGTTTTCATCGAAGAAAACCGCTACTACGCAGCCTATTTCGAAGAGCAACACCCGGAAATCGACGTGTTTGACGTGCAATACACTACTAAAATGGGAGAATATCGAGAGTTAATCACGTCTGCGAAAGATCAAATACGAAACGAGTGTAGGCCCGTGCAGAATCTACTATTCTCCGAATGTAAACTCGGGATTAACGACTTGCCTAATCACGTTTACGAAGTGGATTGGGATGTGATTTTGATCGACGGGCCCCGAGGAGACGGGGCCGAAGGCCCCGGAAGGATGGCGCCGATCTTTACGGCCGGAGTGCTAGCGAGAAGCAAGAAAGGTGGAAATGGAGTAAAGACTCATATTTTTGTGCATGATTATTATAGAAAAGTGGAGAAAGTGTATGGAGATGAGTTCTTGTGTAGAGAGAATTTGGTTGAAGCTAATGATATGCTTGCTCATTTTGTGGTGGAGAAGATGGATGAGAAATGTTTTCAGTTTTGTCATAACAAAGCATCAAAATCCAAAGCAAAATCAGTTTCTTCATTCTCATCATCAACATCTTGA